The sequence TGATCTCGATGCGCGGCCAGGCCGCCGACTACGATCACTGGCGTCAGCTCGGCATGACCGGCTGGGGCTATGATGACGTTCTCCCACTGTTCAAGCGGCTGGAAGACCACTTCCTCGGTGCAAGCGAACATCACGGCGCCGGCGGCGGCTGGCGCATCGAGGCGCCGCGGCTGTCCTGGGCCGTTCTCGATGCCGTCGGGGACGCCGCAGAAGAAATGGGCATCAAGCGCATCCCGGATTTCAACACCGGCGACAACGAAGGCACCAGCTATTTCCACGTCAACCAGAAGCGCGGACGGCGCTGGTCCTCGGCGCGCGGCTTCCTCAAGCCCGCGCTGAACCGCCCCAATTTGCGGCTCGAGAAGCACGTGCTGGTCGACCGTCTCATCATCGAGCAGGGCCGCGCCGTCGGCGTGCGCTTCATCCAGAACGGCGAGATCATCGAGGCGCGCGCGAGACGCGAGGTGGTGCTCTCGGCAGGCTCCATCGGCTCGGTGCAGGTGCTGCATCGCTCCGGCATCGGCCCTGCCGACTGGCTGTCGCCGCTCGGCATCGACATCGTCATGGACAAGCCGGGCGTGGGACGCAATCTGCAGGATCATCTGCAGCAGCGCGCGATCTACAAGGTCGAAGGCGTACGCACGCTGAACGAGACCTATTACAATCTGTTCCGCCGCGGCCTGATGGGGCTGGACTACGCCTTCCGCCGCCGCGGTCCCCTCACCATGGCGCCGTCGCAGCTCGGCATCTTCACGCGCTCCGATGCGACGCGCGCCCGTGCCAACATCCAGTTCCACGTGCAGCCATTGTCGCTCGACAAGTTCGGCGATCCCCTGCACCGCTTCCCCGCCGTCACGGTCAGCGCCTGCAATCTGCAGCCGACCTCGCGCGGCACCGTGCGGCTGCGTTCGGCGAGCCCGGACGAGAAGCCGATCATCGCACCGAATTATCTCTCGACGGACGACGACCGCCAGGTCGGCGCCGACGCCATCCGCACCACGCGTCGCCTCATGCAACAGAAGGCGCTCGCAAAATATCGCCCGAGCGAATATCTGCCCGGCCCCTCCGTCGGCGACGACGACGCCTCCCTGGCAAAGGCCGCCGGCGATATCGGCACCACCATCTTCCACCCCGTCGGCACGGCGAAGATGGGCACGGCGAACGATCCGATGGCCGTGGTCGATGAACGCCTGCGCTTCTACGGCCTTGGCAATTTGCGCATCGTCGATGCCTCGATCATGCCGACCATCACCTCGGGCAACACCAACACGCCGACGGCGATGATTGCGGAGAAAGGCGCGACCATGATCCTGGAGGATGCGAAGTAGCATCCGTCCCCATGGTCAGCCAGCGCTTTTCAGTCGGCCCCGCCGGCGCAGAGATCGCCGTGTTGCAATGGGGCGAGAGCGCGAAACCGCCTGCTCTGCTCGTGC is a genomic window of Bradyrhizobium sp. CB1717 containing:
- a CDS encoding GMC family oxidoreductase N-terminal domain-containing protein is translated as MPRRLEGEFDYIVVGAGTAGCVIANRLSADSRNRVLILEAGGDDNWIWFHIPVGYLFAIGNPRSDWMFKTEAEPGLNGRALAYPRGKVIGGCSAINAMISMRGQAADYDHWRQLGMTGWGYDDVLPLFKRLEDHFLGASEHHGAGGGWRIEAPRLSWAVLDAVGDAAEEMGIKRIPDFNTGDNEGTSYFHVNQKRGRRWSSARGFLKPALNRPNLRLEKHVLVDRLIIEQGRAVGVRFIQNGEIIEARARREVVLSAGSIGSVQVLHRSGIGPADWLSPLGIDIVMDKPGVGRNLQDHLQQRAIYKVEGVRTLNETYYNLFRRGLMGLDYAFRRRGPLTMAPSQLGIFTRSDATRARANIQFHVQPLSLDKFGDPLHRFPAVTVSACNLQPTSRGTVRLRSASPDEKPIIAPNYLSTDDDRQVGADAIRTTRRLMQQKALAKYRPSEYLPGPSVGDDDASLAKAAGDIGTTIFHPVGTAKMGTANDPMAVVDERLRFYGLGNLRIVDASIMPTITSGNTNTPTAMIAEKGATMILEDAK